TACTGGGGGGGTGTTAACAGATGTGTCTGTCACTGGGGATTCGTCAGGCTTCTCTTGAGCCGTTGGACCTTTCTGGGGGTAATTGGCATTTACAGTAAAGGGGGGGTGCCCTGAAACGTCAGCTGCAGGTAACAGTCCCAGGGGGGCTCGAGGCAATTTTCTTGCTCTTTTATGTTTCATAATTTCTtacatgtgttctttttttattttttatttttttactttcatgctttaaaagaaaaaatgtggagTGGGGTGCTTGGGGTCCTACAGGCCTCTCTGAAGCAGAATGATCTGCTCTGAAAATGGCCACTTGTTTGGGGGCCTCAGGGTTCCTGCCCTCAGTTGTACCCCAGGACTGTCCTCACCAGCCGCGGCCCCTCTCCACCTCCTGTATCTGTCCTGGCTTGGGGAGGGGTGTGGAGCAGTGGGGGCGGCCAGGGGTGGGGCCCTCCGGGGCAGGGGAGCGGCCATCATCCTGCCGGACAGCAGCTGCCACCAGAAACGCATTTGCTTCCTCCCTGTGGTCCAGGTAAATTTGAGCCACCGCTGTTTCACCCGAACGTGTACCCTTCGGGCACAGTGTGCCTGTCCATCCTCGAGGAGGACAAGGACTGGAGGCCAGCCATCACGATTAAGCAGGTAGGGCGCCAGGGTGCGCGGGGCCAGACAACTGTGGTCTCGCTGCAAAGCCGAGGCCGACGTCCTGGGACAGTTTGCCTTTCAAACCCCTGAGCTCCATGTTTTGTCTCACACAGATCTTGTTAGGAATACAGGAACTTCTAAATGAACCAAATATCCAGGACCCAGCTCAAGCAGAGGCCTACACGATTTACTGGTTAGTAGTGGTCTGGCCCCCTCGCTGTGGCCGCTCTGGTTTGCACACACTTCCTGGGAGTCCCGTCTGGGTTGCCCATGAGAAGGATAGCGGCAGGCAGGCTGTGAGTTGGGCAGCAGTCCCTGTCGCCCCTGGCAGCCTGCGAGGGTGGCTCTGAGACACGGGCTGTGACCGGGACACTGAGTGAGGTGGTCAAGGAAGCATCTGAGGGCAGGACGCAAACAAgcaggccctggggaggcagcAGGAGCTGCATGTGCAAAGGGCCTGTGGTGGGCAGGAACGGGTGACCAGGGCTGGTATGGCCACAGTGCTGTTGGGTAGGGGGTGCTCAGGAGGTGGCAGTCAGGTGATGTGGGCTCCTGTTGGCCACTTTGTCCCTGATGAGCTATGGCCAGGGAAGCCATCAGCCTCGGTGAAGCCCAGTCCAGCTCCGAGGGAAAGCCCCCAGGTGTGGGCGCCAAAGGAGGTGTGTCCAGTAGCATGgctccccaggggccccagacCTCCCACGGGGCCTCCTGGCTTGTTCTGGTCACCCAGCGGCTGGGATGTCCCACCAGGTGCCAGGCCATCACGCCTGTCCCAGTCCTTCCCTGCGTGGCACTGTGGTGCCCACCATCTGCGCTGAGGGACGAGGGTCTGGTGCGGCTCCCAGGGAGCAACAGGGTTGAACCCAGCATGGGGGGCCTGGCCAGGTCAGCCGCAGGGACAGCCTGGCCCCGCGCCGAGGCCTTGTGGTGGGGGGTCCTGGGTCCCCTGGCCGTGCCAGCCggcctcctgggctgggctgggtgggggaCCCACTTCTGCACGGCGGGGCCAGCATCCGGGGGTTGGGGAGGCTGGATGGGGCCTGTTCCTTCCAGGGGACGGGTCTGGAATCCGCGGTGCCGAGGGTCAAAGTCGGGTGGAGACTGTTCTATAGCCGCCGTGGACAGTGGCCGGCCGCCCATCCAGGGGCCATCGGAGGGAGGGCGGGGCTGCAGGAGATGCATTTCCCACGAGAAGGGGCTTCAGGGCCTTAGGCCCAGCCTGGTGTTGGCCCCGGGCAGCAGGACCCTGCCAAGCAGGCCCGAGGCCCGTGTCCCCAGTGGGCCCCGCTGGAGGCCACGTGTTCCCTTGGCCCCTGAGCACCGGCAactcccaggatcatggcctgctGTCCCCCGAGCTGGgcactgacctctgcctctgggTGTCCAGGGCCACTCAGGATTCGCCGCCTTTCCTCGACCAGCCACGTGGCCTTCGCAGAGCTGGCTTGCCTTGGCTTGTGCCTTGTCGCAGGAGTGATGTTTGCGGTGGCTGGGGGTGGCCACGGGCGCCCAGGGCTCACTGTCGAGTCGCAGCGGGTCCACTGGGTGTCTTCACGCACCCGGGCTCCTCGTTCCCACGGTTTCTCCTGCCAGCACCCCTCTGAGAACACGCTGGAGCGCTTCTGCCCTGGGACCTCAGGGCCAGGCCCCAGCcactggctgagcagggagccagcagtGTGTCCCGGGGCCTGGACGCCTCCAGTGTCCGTGGCCCGAGCAGGTGGCTGGCTCTCGTGGCGCCGGCACTGGCGCCTGTGCACGCCCAGGGCTGGGCACGGGGGCCCCGGAGCAGCGCCCTGCGAGGCGTGCGTGTAGGGAGCACGGCTCGGTGGGACCCCTAGCTCCCTGGGGAGGGGCACCCCATGCCCCCAGGTGGGTGCCCCCCCAGGCACAGCCTGCTCCTGAGCCCTGGGCCCCGTGCGCCTGTGGCCGACCAGTGCCCAGCCATCTGGGTTTTCTTTCCGGAACAATGGCCGCGGCTTCCCACGTAGCcgctggtccccccccccccgccccccccggcctTCCTGACCCGAGGCCACCCTCTGAGACCGCTGTGCACCCCGACACGCCGTGGGCACCCCCAGACCCCCTCGGGGGCTGCACCCGCTGACCTGTCTCTCTCGACCTCCTTCCTCAGCCAAAACAGAGTGGAGTATGAGAAGAGGGTTCGAGCACAAGCCAAGAAGTTCGCACCTTCATAAGTGGCAACCGCGCGGCAGCGTAAGAAGGAAGGGATTGGTTTGGCAAGAACTTGTTTacaacatttttgcaaatctaaCGTTGCTCTGTCCAATTACTAGTCACCTGGGAGGGTGGGCGGGCGCCATGTTCCATTTCCGCCACTGGCACGCAGTCCGCGACTTGCTGAGCTGCCCGGTTTTTCATACAGGGtctcttccttcagtcttttgtatttttgattGTTATGTaaaacttgcttttattttaatattgatgtCAGTATTTCAACTGCtgtaaaattataaacttttataCTTCGATGAGCCCCGAGGAGCTAGTTTCCTTTGCTCGCGGATGCAGGCATGCTTCCCACCCACGTGCAGAGCTGCGCAGCCCCCGCCGGCCCCTCCCGCCTCGCTCCCGCAGACCCCGGGTTGTGTTGCTTATGAGCCTCAGATCCAAAGGCAGCCGGCGTCTCGTTTCCGCATCACTTCCTTTGTGTTTATATGGCGTTTTGTCTGTGTTGCTGTTTAGAGTAAATAAACTGTTTATATAAAGGTTTTTGTTGCATTATCGTCATTAAGAGCGTGAGGAGGTGGCATCTCGGTGCCTGGTCCCCCCGCGGCTGCAGGCCCGTGGAGCACAGCTCGCTGCCGTGCCCCACGGTGCCCGGACCCACGTGGCGCTCCGCCGGGGCCTCTGTAAATAGTGCTGTAGCGAGGTCGGCCACCCGTGTCCAGCGCCGGCCCCCCAGCCCGGGCCTTCGGGCTGCGCACAGAGCCCCTGCGGTCAGGTTGCACCTGGCATCGGAGCCTCCTAAGCTGGCGCGGGCCGGACCAGCCCGGGGAGGACCGTGCGCAGGCGGCTCCCCTGGCTCCTGGGGCGGCCGGATCCTGCCTCGGGGCCTGCAGCTGCCCTGGGCGCGGGGGGCCCAGCACCCGGATGCCTGGAGGCCCATCTCAGGCCACCATGCACAGGCGCTTTCGAGGACTCTTTGCCCGGGCCGCCGGCGGGGCTGTGCTCCTCGGAAAGCACCCCGAAACCTGAGCCCACTGCACAGCTTCCCGGAGTCGACGCCAGCCTGGTGGGAAATGCACCTGGGTCCCCTCAGCCTCGGGCGCGGCGCGGGCCCGACtcggagacagagacagggacaaGCCGCAGGGGCTGGGCCTGCCCCCGCCCATCACCgcgggcagccccctccccgggcggGAAGGGCCCCTGGACGCAGCCCGGCGGCAGGACGGCGGTGGACGTGGCAGTGGACGTGGAGGCGGCCCCCGCGGCGCCTCAGCCACAGGACCTGCGGGGCCCGGAGCTTCCAGTGCCTTTTGCTCACCCGCTCGGCTGCATGTTTAGCTGAGCTGAACGTTTGGTGACGGCGATTTGTTTCTGCCGCAGAGGGCCTTCCGGGGACTCCTGGCTTGTGTGTTTGCAGCCTCTCCCAGAATGTCTTATTTTGTAACAACTGAGCTACACATAGTAACAGCTGCACATGTATATGGGTAATATATATggaaattcaatatattttctagTTAAAGCATTCTAAAGTAATCGATGTTTCTAGCAAATTGTCATGATTTCGACTAACGAAACGTCCATTTGTGCCACAGTCCTTGGCTTGACAAAGATGTGACTCTTGTAACAGGAGTATGGGAAGTGCCATCCCGTGTGGTGTGCGGGAAGAGAGTGTGTTCCCAGCATGAGGCGCCTGATGGTTAGGAAGGAGTTGTGGGCAGTACATTAACCACTGTATCTAAGAATTCTCTGATTAAAAACATTTCCACAAACTGCCGCCTGCAGGGTGTGTCTTTTTGCTGTCCGGCCCACCCCACGCAGGCCACCCCCCTGCTGTCAGACCCGCggggaccggggggggggggggggggcaggggggacccTGCAGCAGGGTGGGATGCCCCCTGCAGTCCCCGGGGACCAGGCACACGCCAGTGCCACCGAGTCGGCCCCGGCATCACCCAGACCCGTGCTGCCCTTGACCCCTGGAAGGGGCCTCCTCGGGGGCGGA
The sequence above is drawn from the Canis lupus baileyi chromosome 8, mCanLup2.hap1, whole genome shotgun sequence genome and encodes:
- the UBE2I gene encoding SUMO-conjugating enzyme UBC9, which produces MSGIALSRLAQERKAWRKDHPFGFVAVPTKNPDGTMNLMNWECAIPGKKGTPWEGGLFKLRMLFKDDYPSSPPKCKFEPPLFHPNVYPSGTVCLSILEEDKDWRPAITIKQILLGIQELLNEPNIQDPAQAEAYTIYCQNRVEYEKRVRAQAKKFAPS